Proteins encoded within one genomic window of Bos indicus isolate NIAB-ARS_2022 breed Sahiwal x Tharparkar chromosome 23, NIAB-ARS_B.indTharparkar_mat_pri_1.0, whole genome shotgun sequence:
- the SMIM29 gene encoding small integral membrane protein 29 isoform X1, which yields MSNTTVPNAPQANSDSMVGYVLGPFFLITLVGVVVAVVMYIQKRKRVDRLRHHLLPMYSYDPAEELHEAEQELLSDVGDPKVVHGWQSGYQHKRMPLLDVKT from the exons ATGAGTAACACCACAGTGCCCAATGCCCCGCAGGCCAACAGCGACTCCATGGTGGGCTATGTGTTGGGACCCTTCTTCCTCATCACCCTGGTCGGGGTGGTGGTGGCTGTG GTGATGTACATCCAGAAGAGAAAACG GGTGGACCGGCTTCGCCATCACCTGCTCCCCATGTACAGCTATGACCCTGCCGAGGAGCTGCACGAGGCCGAGCAGGAGCTGCTGTCGGATGTGGGGGACCCCAAG GTGGTCCACGGCTGGCAGAGTGGCTACCAGCACAAGCGGATGCCCTTGTTGGATGTCAAGACGTGA
- the HMGA1 gene encoding high mobility group protein HMG-I/HMG-Y, which produces MSESSSKSSQPLASKQEKDGAEKRGRGRPRKQPPKEPSEVPTPKRPRGRPKGSKNKGAAKTRKTTTTPGRKPRGRPKKLEKEEEEGISQESSEEEQ; this is translated from the exons ATGAGCGAGTCGAGCTCGAAGTCCAGCCAGCCCCTGGCCTCCAAGCAGGAGAAGGACGGCGCTGAGAAGCGCGGGCGGGGCCGGCCTCGCAAGCAGCCTCCG AAGGAGCCCAGTGAAGTGCCAACACCTAAGAGACCTCGGGGCCGACCGAAGGGGAGCAAAAACAAGGGTGCCGCCAAGACCCGG AAAACCACCACAACTCCAGGGAGAAAACCAAGGGGCAGACCCAAAAAACTG gagaaggaggaagaggagggcatCTCGCAGGAGTCCTCAGAGGAAGAGCAGTGA
- the SMIM29 gene encoding small integral membrane protein 29 isoform X2 yields the protein MSNTTVPNAPQANSDSMVMYIQKRKRVDRLRHHLLPMYSYDPAEELHEAEQELLSDVGDPKVVHGWQSGYQHKRMPLLDVKT from the exons ATGAGTAACACCACAGTGCCCAATGCCCCGCAGGCCAACAGCGACTCCATG GTGATGTACATCCAGAAGAGAAAACG GGTGGACCGGCTTCGCCATCACCTGCTCCCCATGTACAGCTATGACCCTGCCGAGGAGCTGCACGAGGCCGAGCAGGAGCTGCTGTCGGATGTGGGGGACCCCAAG GTGGTCCACGGCTGGCAGAGTGGCTACCAGCACAAGCGGATGCCCTTGTTGGATGTCAAGACGTGA